TGTCACCTATCGCCCTCCCTGTTGGACGGGCGCAGGTCGGCGCTTCTTGCAGCGCCGGCAATCTGGTCGCCTCGGGAGTGCGTGCCGCTGGCCACTCTGCCCCCTTCCCTGCCAGGAACTCGCTGGCCACGTGCTATGGGTGCTGGTGCAGTTCATATTTGCCCAGGCCAAATGAGGTGCCTTTGCCCACGTGCATCACTTCCCCCAGGCGCAGCAGAGGCAGGAATGGCCCCAAGGGGCCGGCGAAGGAGATTTCGCCCACGATGCCGCCCAGTTTCATCCGCGTCTGCTGGCGGTTGGACCACCGTTCCCAATCGACCCAGCGCAGCGAGTGGGCGCAGGTAGTGACCTCCGCTGCCAGGGCCAGGGCCGGTGCAAAGTCCCACTGCACCGCAGCCTGGGGGCAATAGAAGTGTGCCAGCTCCGAGGCGCGCTTGAGCAGGTGAAAGACCAGCAGGCGAAAGTCAAGCCGGTCGGTGAGGTGGCCGCGGTGCTTGATGCGGGTCGGGGTGAGGAAGCGCAGGGTGAGGGCGGAGGCTGCCGCGGTGGATTCGGGCGGGCGTTGCCTGGCGTCCAGGTTGGCCAGGGTACCGCTCTTCCCGTCGTAGATGTCCTGCCATCCGGCCTGGGTGCGGGCGGCAACGCTGCGCACGGTGCATCGCCCCCTCCCTTTGCCGATGCCGCAGCGCCCCAGCTCCCTGAACGTGAGGATGAAGTACGGCAGCAGGTCGCAGGCGCTGCCGAACAGGGTGAGGCCGAACACGACCTCGCCGCCGGCGGGCACGTCCTGTTGCTCGGCCAGGGGCGGCTCGATCACAAAGGGGTGGGGGGCACGGTCCACGCCGCGCAGGAAGCGGGGCAGCGTGCCCATGGCCGGGGATTCGAACACCCGGCTGTAGGGGCAGGTGCCCGTGAGCACACAGCCTTGGCACGTGGCGCGGCGAGGTTCCACGCACGCCACCCGGCGAAAGGCATGGCCGAAGGCGCCGCGCAGGGTGGAGCCTTTGTATGGGGCGAGGCGAAGGTCGTCAACCGCCTGCAGCCGGCACTGGTATTGGGCAAACGTCAGCTCTGGGAGCGTCACCATTGCCATCTTTCCCGCGAGCATTTAGCGCGTGGCGCGCGCGGCGTCGCGCACCGCTTGCAGGTTCAGAATTTCGGCCACCTCAAAGCGCGGCGGCGTGGACCCGGGACTGGGGCGCAGGCGCACCACCGCCGGAAAGTAGCCGCAGCGCCCGTGCAGCTCCGCCACCAGCAGCGCGGCAATGGTGCCCAGCCCGGGCAGGTTCACCACCAGCGGCGTGGTTTGCCACTGTTCGGAGGTAAACCCTACGGCGTCCACCAGTGCTTTGGCCTGTTCGGCGAAAGGGCGCTGATGATCGAAGTGGGTCTTGACTTCCACCGTCTGCACCAGCTCTTGGCCCACAAGCCGCGCGATGGCGGCCAGGTGGTCCTGCGTGAGTGGATGGCCAAAGTTGATCAGCGTCATTGCGCGGGCTCCTCGGGTAGTGGTAAGTCCTGTAAGCGCTGCGGGAGCTTTGCAGCGTGGCGGGCGATGGCGCTCATGCTGCGGGGGCTCTTGCGGAATCCGCAGTGCGCGATGTCATTGCGCAGCTCGGCTACGGCGCTCCAGGCCGCGCACAGCTTTTTTGCGCTTGGCAGGGACTTTAGGGCCTGGACCAATAGTTCAGGGGCTTTGCTCTCCGGCGCGCGTCGGGAGAGCGAGTTCAGCGTCGCCTCCACCACGCTGCGGTCGGCGATGCAGTCTTTGCCCAGCTGCACACAGGCCCAAGAGACCAGCCACTCCCGCGCCAGTGTTACCGCCTGGAACACATGGCCTCGCTCCACGAACCATTGCACCAGGTCGCGTTGCATGGCGAGGGTATCGCGGGCGAAGGGCGCGTACGTGGCGCTGACTGCTGCCAGCAATACGGCAAAGGGGCGAGCCCACAGGTTTGCCTCCCTTTCCACCTGGGAAAGACGCTGCGCAAGGCCCTGCGCCGCGGGGGCGACGTCGCGTGGGCGGGCCAAGAGCAAGGCCCTCGAGAGCGCGTCCAGGCATGCGGCCACACTTTCCAGATGGCGCGGCAAGTCCTCCTGCGTGGCCAAGCCTGAGCTCCATGGCCGGCGGTGCGCCTGCTTCACCAAGGGGGCGAGGCGGCGGGCATCGCCGCTGTGCTGAAACAGGTCGGCGGCGGCCAACCACTGCAGCAGTTCCAAGAAAGGTGTCAGGTCAAATACTGGGGCACGACCGTCTTGTCGCGCCTCATAGCAGCCGTACAGGAGATGACACAGGCGCACACCCTTTGCCGCCTGCAGGTACGCCGCAGCCAACAGCGAGAGCACGGGCAGGGAACGGAACGCGTGGGTAATGTCAAAGGCGATCTCGTCGCCCGGCCCGAATCGTGCGGTCAGGACGTCAAAAATCTCCCACAGCTCCTGCTCGCTCCTGCCGGTGGGGATGTCCAGGGCGTTCAGGGACACCTTTCCCGCCAAGCGCCGTTGCAGCTCTGCCCAGTTGGCACTGGCGCGCGCCTCAGCGGTGAGGGCCACCAGCATCTCTTGCGGCTGGAGCCAGTGCGCCAGAGCCTCAGGGAAGAGGTTGGTGGTGTGCTCCTTTTGGCCCCACGTGTACGTGACCTGATCATAGCGGTTCGTGCCGAGAAACGTGATGAGCTTCATGTCCTGCCTCCTATGTGTCTGTGCGGTGCGGCCTTGGAACGCGGTCCGCGCATTCTCCTCCCTTGCCGGGCCGCAGCGTGGCCTTACACGAAGACGTGACGCGCTGGAGCGCACGCCGCTCTTTACCGTGTGGTGCCGGCAGTGGGCGTCAGCTGCACCCAGCCCAGGGGCCAAACCGGGGCCCCTGCTTGATAGGCAAGCCGCCTGGTCTTGGGGAAGGGCTTGCTGAACTGCTTGGTCTGCGGGTGTCGGCCCACGCCGTAGCTGCGGCGCAGCTCCTCGAATGTTTCCTCGCCCAGGGCCGCCCTCACCAGGTCGCCAATTGTTTTTGCCTGCCAGCCGCTGCCCCAGCCAAGATTGAGCAGGAAAGCGCCTTCGGGGAGCCCGGCGAGGGACGCCTCCAGCTGCGCGTAAAAGTCGCGGAGGCTCTGCCGGCCGTGCTGTGAGAAGAATTCTTTCTCCGCGGTGATCAGGCGCTGTGCGGAGGCATTGCAGGCGCCAGCCAGGGAGCGGATCACCCGTTCGCGTTCGCCGGCAAGGCCGAGCTCGCGGGCGGCTGGTGAGAAGAGGAACTCGTCCAGGCGGACCTGCACCGTGGTCGCGGTCCCAGGCGGCAACCACTCCGCGTAATTCTTGTACTGGCCCTCTTGGTCGCGCTTCTCCACCAGGTGCCCATCGCGCAGCGTGTAGGTCCAGACCAGCCCCACGGTCAGACGTTCGGCCGGGAGCGGCTCGCTGTCCAGCACCTGGAGGGCGCGGAGCAGGTCATACTTGGGGTCCTTGCCCAGCACGGCGCGCTCGATCTTTTGGGCTAACCACTCCCTGCTCTTGCCGAGACGCTCGAGGGTTGCTGCCAGCCGCTTGTTGTCGCGCTGCTCCGGCACGCTACCTGGTCGCACCTCAAGGAGCAGGTAGAGGGTCTTCTGCCACTCTTGCGCGTCGTTCTGCTGCAGGCCGAAGACCTGGGCCAGCGCCCTCTGCACGCGCTCAGGTCGAAAATCCGGCGACGTGCCCAGGGCATTGAGGATTTCCCTCCGCCTGAGGCAGATCCGCAGGTAGCGCTGGACAAGGCGCCTGTGGTCATCGTTGTTGCTGATCAGGTGCCACAGGAGCGCCCTGCGCAGGGCCCCTTTGAGCGAGGTTCCTGGCACGTACGGGCGTCCGTATGCGTCCTTGATCGCTTCCAACACTGGCGTCTCACCTGGGTCTTCCGGGCAAGGCAGGGCGTAAAGGCTAACCTGCTGAGGGCGGAGATCGTGTTCCTTGAGCCACGCTGCCCAGGAAAACGTGCGCTCGGCCATGTCGCGGGCCAGCTCCTCGGCGTCCGCGCCGCCGGCCAGCACCCGGTCCAGGTCGATCACGTACCATGTGCCCTGGTGGAAAGTGGCCGTGAACCTGTCGTACTTCATGTTGGTGCCGATGTGCACCGGGCTCAAGCAAGTGATGGTGTAGGTTGTTGTGCTCATGGCATGTTCACCCCCAGCGGAAATGCATAACCGTAGCGCCACACCTTGTGGGGACAGGGCTCTGGGGTCACGTCCACCAGGCAACCCGGCAGGGTAGTGGCCGCGCTGAAGGTTGACCCTTCGGCGAACATCCACACGGTCTTGCGGCGCAGGTTGCTCCCTTCCGGCGAGGTGACCCATCCTCGGCGGGCGATGAGCTCATAGGCCGGGCGGTCGGCCGTGAGGGCGGCAAGCTGGGAGGCATCCTTGGGGCAGAACGGCGCCAAGGTCACGAAGTACGGTGCGTCCTCCACGCCAGGAAGATCTCCTTCGCTCTTGGTG
This genomic window from candidate division KSB1 bacterium contains:
- the csm5 gene encoding type III-A CRISPR-associated RAMP protein Csm5 codes for the protein MSTTTYTITCLSPVHIGTNMKYDRFTATFHQGTWYVIDLDRVLAGGADAEELARDMAERTFSWAAWLKEHDLRPQQVSLYALPCPEDPGETPVLEAIKDAYGRPYVPGTSLKGALRRALLWHLISNNDDHRRLVQRYLRICLRRREILNALGTSPDFRPERVQRALAQVFGLQQNDAQEWQKTLYLLLEVRPGSVPEQRDNKRLAATLERLGKSREWLAQKIERAVLGKDPKYDLLRALQVLDSEPLPAERLTVGLVWTYTLRDGHLVEKRDQEGQYKNYAEWLPPGTATTVQVRLDEFLFSPAARELGLAGERERVIRSLAGACNASAQRLITAEKEFFSQHGRQSLRDFYAQLEASLAGLPEGAFLLNLGWGSGWQAKTIGDLVRAALGEETFEELRRSYGVGRHPQTKQFSKPFPKTRRLAYQAGAPVWPLGWVQLTPTAGTTR
- the csx2 gene encoding TIGR02221 family CRISPR-associated protein, producing MKLITFLGTNRYDQVTYTWGQKEHTTNLFPEALAHWLQPQEMLVALTAEARASANWAELQRRLAGKVSLNALDIPTGRSEQELWEIFDVLTARFGPGDEIAFDITHAFRSLPVLSLLAAAYLQAAKGVRLCHLLYGCYEARQDGRAPVFDLTPFLELLQWLAAADLFQHSGDARRLAPLVKQAHRRPWSSGLATQEDLPRHLESVAACLDALSRALLLARPRDVAPAAQGLAQRLSQVEREANLWARPFAVLLAAVSATYAPFARDTLAMQRDLVQWFVERGHVFQAVTLAREWLVSWACVQLGKDCIADRSVVEATLNSLSRRAPESKAPELLVQALKSLPSAKKLCAAWSAVAELRNDIAHCGFRKSPRSMSAIARHAAKLPQRLQDLPLPEEPAQ
- the cas6 gene encoding CRISPR system precrRNA processing endoribonuclease RAMP protein Cas6; the protein is MVTLPELTFAQYQCRLQAVDDLRLAPYKGSTLRGAFGHAFRRVACVEPRRATCQGCVLTGTCPYSRVFESPAMGTLPRFLRGVDRAPHPFVIEPPLAEQQDVPAGGEVVFGLTLFGSACDLLPYFILTFRELGRCGIGKGRGRCTVRSVAARTQAGWQDIYDGKSGTLANLDARQRPPESTAAASALTLRFLTPTRIKHRGHLTDRLDFRLLVFHLLKRASELAHFYCPQAAVQWDFAPALALAAEVTTCAHSLRWVDWERWSNRQQTRMKLGGIVGEISFAGPLGPFLPLLRLGEVMHVGKGTSFGLGKYELHQHP
- the csx15 gene encoding CRISPR-associated protein Csx15; protein product: MTLINFGHPLTQDHLAAIARLVGQELVQTVEVKTHFDHQRPFAEQAKALVDAVGFTSEQWQTTPLVVNLPGLGTIAALLVAELHGRCGYFPAVVRLRPSPGSTPPRFEVAEILNLQAVRDAARATR